In Camelus dromedarius isolate mCamDro1 chromosome 4, mCamDro1.pat, whole genome shotgun sequence, the following are encoded in one genomic region:
- the TYW5 gene encoding tRNA wybutosine-synthesizing protein 5 produces the protein MAGRRIPVPRLEGVSQEQFMEQLYPQRKPLVLEGIDLGACTSKWTVDYLSQVGGRKEVKIHVAAVAQMDFISKNFVYRTLPFDKLVQRAAEEKHREFFISEDEKYYLRSLGEDPRKDVADIRKQFPLLEGDIKFPQFFKEEQFFSSVFRISSPGLQLWTHYDVMDNFLIQVTGKKRVVLFSPRDAQYLYLSGTKSEVLNIDNPDLAKYPLFSKARWYECSLKAGDVLFIPALWFHNVISEEFGVGVNVFWKHLPSECYDKTDTYGNKDPTAASRAAQILDRALKTLAELPEEYRDFYARRMVLHIQDKAYSKNFE, from the exons ATGGCTGGGCGTCGCATCCCGGTACCCAGGCTGGAGGGGGTTTCGCAGGAGCAATTCATGGAGCAGCTATACCCTCAG AGAAAGCCTCTAGTGTTGGAAGGAATTGATTTGGGGGCATGTACAAGCAAATGGACAGTGGATTACCTAAGCCAAGTCGGAGGGAGGAAAGAGGTGAAGATTCATGTTGCTGCAGTTGCCCAGATGGACTTCATTAGTAAGAACTTTGTATATAG AACTTTACCTTTTGACAAGTTGGTCCAGAGAGCAGCTGAAGAAAAGCATAGAGAATTCTTTATTTCAGAG GATGAGAAGTACTATCTTCGATCACTTGGAGAAGACCCTAGAAAG GATGTTGCAGATATCAGAAAGCAGTTTCCTTTATTGGAAGGAGATATTAAGTTTCCACAATTCTTCAAAGAAGAGCAGTTCTTTTCCAGTGTTTTTCGAATTAGCTCACCAGGGTTACAGCTTTGGACCCACTATGAT GTAATGGATAACTTCTTAATACAAGTGACAGGAAAAAAGCGTGTTGTACTGTTCAGTCCCCGAGATGcccaatatttatatttatcag GTACTAAATCAGAAGTACTGAATATAGATAACCCAGACTTAGCTAAATATCCACTGTTTTCCAAGGCAAGATGGTACGAATGTTCCCTCAAAGCTGGAGATGTATTATTCATTCCTG cttTATGGTTCCATAATGTAATTTCTGAAGAGTTTGGAGTGGGAGTGAATGTCTTCTGGAAGCACCTTCCATCTGAATGCTATGATAAAACAGATACCTATGGAAACAAAGATCCCACAGCAGCATCAAGAGCTGCACAAATTTTGGACAGAGCCTTAAAAACCCTGGCTGAATTACCAGAGGAATATAGGGACTTTTATGCCCGGCGAATGGTCTTACACATTCAAGACAAAGCCTACAGCAAAAactttgaataa
- the MAIP1 gene encoding m-AAA protease-interacting protein 1, mitochondrial, whose amino-acid sequence MAQAVCILPRLLLSRPLFGLAARLRTPGSAELRPPLPGLCCFCCRRLGSGAALFPRVSWASAALTLPVRGPGRPLLNPPGLIAALPAFPSCLRRTYSTEEQPQQRQKTKMIILGFSNPINWVRTRIYAFLIWAYFDQEFSIAEFSEGAKQAFAYVSRLLSQCKFDLLEELVAKEALQVLKEKVTSLPDNHKNALAADIDEIVYTSTGDISIYYDEKGRKFVNILMCFWYLTSANIPSETISGASVFQVKLGNQNVETKQLLSASYEFQREFTQGVKPDWTIARIEHPKLLE is encoded by the exons ATGGCGCAGGCCGTCTGTATTTTACCCCGGTTGCTACTCTCTCGGCCTCTGTTTGGCTTGGCCGCACGCCTCCGGACTCCCGGTTCGGCCGAGCTGAGGCCGCCGTTGCCTGGACTTTGCTGCTTCTGCTGCCGCCGCCTCGGCTCCGGAGCGGCCCTATTTCCTCGAGTCTCTTGGGCCTCGGCGGCCTTGACGCTGCCTGTTCGCGGTCCCGGGCGTCCCCTGCTCAACCCTCCGGGACTCATCGCAGCCCTCCCTGCTTTCCCTTCCTGCCTTCGGCGAACCTATAGCACTGAGGAGCAACCCCAGCAGCGCCAGAAAACAAAGATGATCATTCTGGGGTTCTCCAACCCCATCAACTGGGTTCGGACTCGAATTTACGCCTTCCTTATCTGGGCCTATTTCGACCAAGAGTTCAGCATCGCAGAATTCTCCGAGGGAGCGAAGcag GCTTTTGCTTATGtgtccaggttgctgtcacagtGTAAATTTGATCTGTTGGAAGAACTTGTGGCCAAAGAG GCGCTACAGGTATTGAAAGAAAAGGTTACTTCATTACCTGACAACCATAAAAATGCCCTTGCTGCTGACATAGATGAAATTGTATACACATCAACAGGAGACATCTCTATTTACTACGATGAGAAAG GAAGGAAGTTTGTTAACATCCTGATGTGCTTTTGGTATCTAACCAGTGCCAACATCCCCAGTGAAACTATAAGCGGAGCCAGTGTTTTCCAGGTTAAGTTGGGGAATCAGAACGTGGAAACTAAACAGCTTCTTAGTGCAAGCTATGA ATTTCAGAGGGAGTTTACACAAGGAGTAAAGCCTGACTGGACCATTGCACGGATTGAACACCCAAAGttattagaataa